A genomic stretch from Calidithermus timidus DSM 17022 includes:
- the hpaC gene encoding 4-hydroxyphenylacetate 3-monooxygenase reductase subunit — translation MEIAQPTLTELFKSALARWASGVSVVAAEAAGERRGMTASSFSSLSLRPPLVLVCIDEGANLLGLLERSQRFVINLLAEGQQAVSNHFAGRPGTNLDFEPLNPDLSIEGALATLYCSKWQLYPGGDHRIVVGQVEAVRLGKAEKPLVYWNRAYHSLR, via the coding sequence ATGGAGATCGCCCAGCCTACCCTCACCGAGCTGTTCAAGAGCGCCCTGGCGCGCTGGGCCAGCGGGGTAAGCGTCGTAGCCGCCGAAGCCGCGGGTGAGCGCCGCGGCATGACGGCCAGCTCCTTCTCCTCGCTGAGCCTCCGGCCCCCCTTGGTCCTGGTCTGCATCGACGAGGGTGCCAACCTCCTCGGCCTCCTCGAGCGCAGCCAGCGCTTCGTCATCAACCTCCTGGCCGAGGGGCAGCAGGCTGTGTCCAACCACTTCGCCGGTCGCCCCGGCACCAACCTCGACTTCGAGCCACTCAACCCCGACCTCTCCATCGAGGGAGCGCTGGCCACGCTGTACTGCTCGAAGTGGCAGCTCTACCCCGGAGGGGACCACCGCATCGTGGTGGGCCAGGTCGAGGCCGTCAGGCTGGGCAAGGCCGAAAAACCGCTGGTTTACTGGAACCGGGCTTACCACAGCCTCCGCTGA
- the hpaD gene encoding 3,4-dihydroxyphenylacetate 2,3-dioxygenase, producing MAMTPNIIRIGHGVFYVTDLAASRHFYVELLGLNVLHESASALYLRGNEDREWTLKLELAPEAGVKHLAYRVASEADLEALIALAEAEGLPWRWESEQDRPKLLRLQDPFGIPVAFYTESVKYPWLLQRYDLQRGPGLQRIDHINVMSPKVEATLRWYMERLAFRLTEYTEDDEGRIWAAWIQRRGGVHDLALTNGAGPRLHHFAYWMPDSLSILRACDILAGARETDAIERGPGRHGISNAFFLYLRDPDGHRIELYTSDYLTVDPDFEPIRWHLNDPRRQTLWGARTPKSWFLEGSRLEAFGGGWVELEEAQLQGLPQHVI from the coding sequence ATGGCCATGACCCCAAACATCATCCGCATCGGCCACGGGGTGTTCTACGTGACCGACTTGGCGGCTTCGCGCCACTTCTACGTGGAGTTGCTGGGCCTCAACGTGCTGCACGAGAGCGCTTCGGCGCTGTACTTGCGCGGCAACGAGGACCGCGAGTGGACCTTGAAGCTCGAGCTCGCCCCCGAGGCCGGCGTCAAGCACCTGGCCTACCGGGTGGCCTCAGAGGCCGACCTCGAGGCCCTGATCGCTCTGGCCGAGGCCGAGGGCCTGCCCTGGCGCTGGGAGAGCGAGCAGGATCGGCCCAAGCTGCTGCGCTTGCAAGACCCCTTCGGCATCCCGGTGGCCTTCTACACCGAGTCGGTGAAGTACCCCTGGCTGCTGCAACGCTACGACCTGCAGCGCGGACCAGGATTGCAGCGCATCGACCACATCAACGTGATGAGCCCGAAGGTCGAGGCCACCCTGCGCTGGTACATGGAGCGGCTGGCCTTCCGCCTCACCGAGTACACCGAAGACGACGAGGGCCGCATCTGGGCAGCCTGGATCCAGCGCCGGGGCGGGGTGCACGACCTGGCCCTCACCAACGGTGCCGGCCCCCGGCTACACCACTTCGCCTACTGGATGCCCGACTCGCTGTCCATCCTCAGGGCCTGCGACATCCTGGCCGGGGCCAGAGAGACCGACGCCATCGAGCGCGGGCCCGGTCGCCACGGTATCTCCAACGCCTTCTTCCTCTACCTGCGCGACCCCGACGGGCACCGCATCGAGCTCTACACCTCCGACTACCTCACCGTGGACCCCGATTTCGAACCCATCCGCTGGCACCTCAACGACCCCCGCCGCCAGACGCTGTGGGGAGCCCGGACGCCCAAGAGCTGGTTCCTCGAGGGCTCGCGGCTGGAAGCCTTCGGGGGCGGCTGGGTGGAACTGGAGGAAGCGCAGCTGCAAGGCCTCCCCCAGCACGTCATCTGA
- a CDS encoding SufE family protein: MSDERLAQLPPKLQQVVKALGSAPKVLKTEMLLEFAKKMPPLPEGMEAKLEQVHECTTPFFVHAELEGPTVHLFFDAPKEAPTVRAFAGMLAEGLEGESPETVLSVPEDFYTLARLEEVVTPLRLRGLQAVLARIKRQVREALSA; encoded by the coding sequence ATGAGCGACGAACGCCTGGCTCAGCTCCCGCCCAAGCTCCAGCAGGTGGTCAAGGCCCTGGGTTCGGCCCCCAAGGTCCTCAAGACCGAGATGCTGCTGGAATTCGCCAAGAAGATGCCGCCTCTGCCCGAGGGCATGGAGGCCAAGCTCGAGCAAGTCCACGAGTGCACCACACCCTTCTTCGTGCACGCCGAGCTCGAGGGCCCCACCGTGCACCTGTTCTTCGACGCGCCTAAGGAGGCTCCTACCGTGCGGGCCTTCGCCGGGATGCTGGCGGAGGGGCTCGAGGGGGAATCCCCCGAGACGGTGCTGAGCGTCCCCGAGGACTTTTACACCCTGGCCCGCCTCGAGGAGGTGGTGACCCCTCTGCGCCTGCGGGGCCTGCAGGCGGTGCTCGCCCGCATCAAGCGGCAAGTGCGCGAAGCCCTGAGCGCATAA
- a CDS encoding ABC transporter ATP-binding protein, which produces MVIETHELSKRYGRVVAVEGLNLEVGEGEVFGLLGPNGSGKTTTILMLLGLTEPTGGTARVLGHDPVREPLSVKRQVGYLPDSVGFYGEMSAWENLRYTTRLLGLSRAEAEKRIGEVLERMGLADVARRPVATFSRGMRQRLGLAEVLLKRPKVAILDEPTLGLDPEAALEFLAMIRGLKAEGITVLLSSHLLHQVQAICDRVGLFHRGRMVLVGTVRELAERVLGGAYRIRVRASAGASLAERLKSLEGVGALRQQDGSWYLEARRDLRPELAKAVLEAGGELLELGLEEPSLDEVYAHYFQGVRHAEAA; this is translated from the coding sequence ATGGTCATCGAGACCCACGAGCTGAGCAAGCGTTATGGTCGGGTGGTGGCCGTGGAGGGGCTCAACCTAGAGGTGGGCGAGGGCGAGGTCTTCGGCCTGCTGGGCCCCAACGGCTCGGGGAAGACCACCACCATCCTCATGCTGCTGGGCCTGACCGAGCCCACAGGGGGCACGGCACGGGTGCTGGGCCACGATCCGGTGCGCGAGCCCCTCTCGGTCAAGCGGCAGGTAGGCTACCTGCCCGACTCGGTGGGCTTCTACGGTGAGATGAGCGCCTGGGAGAACCTGCGCTACACCACCCGCCTGCTGGGCCTATCCCGCGCTGAGGCCGAAAAACGCATTGGCGAAGTCCTGGAGCGCATGGGCCTAGCCGACGTGGCCCGGCGTCCGGTCGCCACCTTCTCCCGCGGGATGCGGCAGCGGCTGGGGCTGGCCGAAGTGCTGCTCAAACGCCCCAAGGTGGCCATCCTCGATGAACCCACGCTGGGCTTGGACCCCGAGGCTGCGCTGGAGTTCCTGGCGATGATCCGGGGGCTCAAGGCCGAGGGCATCACCGTGCTGCTCTCCTCCCATCTGCTGCACCAGGTGCAGGCCATCTGCGACCGGGTGGGGCTTTTCCACCGGGGGCGCATGGTGCTGGTGGGCACGGTGCGCGAGCTGGCCGAGCGGGTGCTGGGCGGGGCTTACCGCATCCGCGTGCGGGCTAGCGCCGGGGCGAGCCTGGCCGAGCGGCTCAAAAGCCTCGAGGGCGTGGGCGCGCTGCGGCAGCAGGACGGTAGCTGGTACCTCGAGGCCCGGCGCGACCTGCGCCCCGAGCTGGCGAAAGCGGTGCTCGAGGCGGGTGGAGAGCTGCTCGAGCTGGGGCTCGAGGAGCCCAGCTTGGACGAGGTCTACGCCCACTACTTCCAGGGGGTGCGCCATGCTGAGGCCGCGTGA
- a CDS encoding DUF1871 family protein encodes MSEHLRIQVQTYLEIYDPLGMAGLAAPEVLYASVAPEVVSALEQATDPEALAQAVHRVLYLSYGTQAGHPRDYQELARELWRLKAQGAG; translated from the coding sequence ATGAGCGAGCACTTACGCATACAGGTCCAGACCTATCTGGAGATCTACGACCCCCTGGGCATGGCCGGGCTGGCGGCGCCGGAAGTGCTGTACGCCTCGGTAGCCCCGGAGGTAGTGAGCGCCCTCGAGCAGGCCACCGACCCCGAGGCGCTGGCTCAGGCGGTCCACAGGGTGCTCTACCTGAGCTACGGCACCCAGGCCGGGCACCCCCGCGACTACCAGGAGCTTGCCCGCGAACTGTGGAGGCTGAAGGCGCAGGGTGCGGGCTGA
- a CDS encoding PucR family transcriptional regulator: protein MKFDDLAQSLRLEIRVPSSKEVTLLEPSERPSLAQGVVLVGSSTRLVPRLRPFLAGCFVRVEEDFAALEQTCLASGYGLALLPPWLSPATALDEARRRLAEARSREALGMVNTLELLLARLTDYRGFLEALGAITGLPLVLLAPWGEVLAWVGAVPAHHPKEVGRGPRHLALEAGEWRLVAYGEGERLNRSAGLLELAARLLRLRSRERSLERAQEESLGAAFLDELLLGEAEPERALAFGLQPGLALVLALIEAPAPTGRHRLAEAWRREVLMRLKQAAGAYLERLGVPYLLSGRGARAVVLWQVHDVAREVQALLSTAPEGVRLGYSAVHADPSEVQAAYREALIALKAARVGEALGFGQLDPVAWVLLQQSPEDLRALVERFLPVSPKELRTLERYLEHSGDLTATAEALHVHPNTLRYRLQKIEERLGASLKSPETLARLHLALRARSLAEEGER from the coding sequence ATGAAATTTGACGATCTGGCCCAGAGCCTGAGGCTCGAGATCCGCGTCCCCAGCAGCAAGGAGGTGACGCTGCTGGAACCCTCCGAGCGCCCCTCGCTGGCGCAGGGCGTGGTGCTGGTGGGCTCCTCGACCCGCCTGGTGCCCCGGCTGCGCCCTTTCCTGGCCGGCTGCTTCGTGCGGGTGGAGGAGGACTTCGCCGCCCTCGAGCAGACCTGCTTGGCTTCAGGGTACGGGCTGGCCCTGCTGCCGCCTTGGCTCTCGCCGGCCACCGCGCTCGACGAGGCCCGCCGCCGCCTGGCCGAAGCCCGCAGCCGGGAGGCTTTGGGGATGGTCAATACCCTCGAGCTTTTGCTGGCGCGGCTGACCGATTACCGCGGCTTTCTCGAGGCGCTGGGGGCCATCACGGGGCTGCCGCTGGTGCTGCTGGCTCCTTGGGGAGAGGTGTTGGCTTGGGTGGGCGCGGTTCCCGCACACCACCCCAAAGAGGTCGGGCGCGGACCCCGCCACCTGGCGCTGGAGGCAGGGGAGTGGCGGCTGGTGGCTTACGGCGAGGGGGAACGGCTGAACCGGTCCGCCGGTCTGCTCGAGCTGGCGGCGCGGCTCTTGAGGCTGCGCTCGCGCGAGCGCAGCCTCGAGCGGGCCCAGGAAGAGAGCCTGGGGGCAGCCTTCCTCGATGAACTGTTGCTGGGGGAGGCCGAGCCCGAGCGAGCTCTGGCTTTCGGCCTGCAACCTGGCTTGGCCCTGGTCCTGGCCCTGATCGAAGCCCCGGCCCCCACCGGACGGCACCGGCTGGCCGAGGCCTGGCGGCGGGAGGTGTTGATGCGGCTCAAGCAGGCGGCGGGAGCCTATCTCGAGCGCCTGGGGGTGCCCTACTTGCTCTCTGGGCGGGGTGCGCGGGCGGTGGTGCTGTGGCAGGTGCACGACGTGGCGCGGGAAGTGCAGGCTCTGCTCTCCACCGCGCCCGAAGGGGTACGGCTGGGCTATTCCGCCGTTCACGCCGACCCCTCCGAGGTGCAGGCCGCCTACCGCGAGGCCCTCATCGCCCTCAAGGCGGCGAGGGTAGGGGAGGCGCTGGGCTTCGGGCAACTCGACCCGGTGGCCTGGGTGCTGCTGCAGCAGTCACCCGAAGACCTCAGGGCCCTGGTCGAGCGTTTTCTGCCCGTTTCCCCCAAGGAACTGCGCACCCTCGAGCGCTACCTCGAGCACTCCGGCGACCTCACCGCCACCGCCGAGGCCCTGCACGTCCACCCCAACACCCTGCGCTACCGCCTGCAGAAGATCGAGGAGCGCCTGGGGGCCTCGCTCAAGAGCCCAGAGACCCTCGCCCGCTTGCACCTGGCCTTACGGGCGCGGAGCCTGGCCGAGGAGGGAGAGCGCTGA
- the hpaB gene encoding 4-hydroxyphenylacetate 3-monooxygenase, oxygenase component yields MARSGKEYLEALRHNPPNLWYKGEKVEDPSTHPVFKGVVANLARLYDMQHDPKYRDILTYEEDGKRHAMSLLPARSKEDLARRSAAYKLWADANLGMMGRCPDYLNAVLMAYEHSADFFGEFADNVRNYVAYVREKDLATTHCLTNPQVNRAKPVTEQPDPYIAVGVVKQNAEGIVVRGARMLATLPTADELLVFPSTLLKEGPGADKYAVAFAIPTSTPGLHFISRESLVAGDSSYDHPLSSRVEEMDCLTVFDDVFVPWERVFILGDLQRCNSAYAETGALMHMAHQVVVLKNAKTEAFLGLVSLIGEAIGADAFPHVQEKIAELIVYLEAMKGFWARAERDAQPNQYGLMCPDRSAIDGARNLYPRLYPRINEIVQQISASGLITLPSEKDFEGPMGPYLEKYLQSATLGARERVQLFRLAWDMTLSAFGARQVLYERFFFGDPVRMYQTLFSVYDKEPYKARIKEFLGWSESPKAEAVVGN; encoded by the coding sequence ATGGCCCGAAGCGGAAAAGAATACCTCGAGGCCCTGCGGCACAACCCCCCCAACCTTTGGTACAAGGGGGAGAAGGTCGAAGACCCCAGCACCCACCCGGTGTTCAAGGGCGTCGTGGCCAATCTGGCACGGCTTTACGACATGCAGCACGACCCCAAGTACCGCGACATCCTCACCTACGAAGAGGATGGCAAGCGCCACGCCATGAGCCTGCTGCCCGCGCGCAGCAAGGAAGATCTGGCGCGGCGCAGCGCGGCCTACAAGCTGTGGGCCGACGCCAACTTAGGCATGATGGGTCGCTGTCCCGACTACCTCAACGCCGTGCTGATGGCCTACGAGCACAGCGCCGATTTCTTCGGCGAGTTCGCCGACAACGTGCGCAACTACGTGGCCTACGTGCGCGAGAAGGATCTCGCCACCACCCACTGCCTCACCAACCCCCAGGTCAATAGGGCCAAGCCCGTCACCGAGCAACCCGATCCCTACATCGCGGTAGGGGTGGTCAAGCAAAATGCAGAGGGCATCGTGGTGCGCGGAGCCCGCATGCTGGCAACCCTGCCCACCGCCGATGAGTTGCTGGTTTTTCCAAGCACCCTGCTCAAAGAGGGACCGGGCGCCGATAAGTACGCGGTAGCCTTCGCCATCCCCACCAGCACGCCAGGGCTGCACTTCATCAGCCGCGAGAGCCTGGTGGCGGGCGACTCCTCTTACGACCACCCCCTCTCCAGCCGGGTCGAGGAAATGGACTGCCTCACGGTCTTCGACGACGTGTTCGTGCCGTGGGAGCGGGTCTTCATCCTGGGCGACCTGCAGCGCTGCAACAGCGCCTACGCCGAAACCGGAGCCCTCATGCACATGGCCCACCAGGTGGTGGTGCTCAAGAACGCCAAGACCGAGGCTTTCTTAGGGCTCGTGAGCCTGATCGGAGAAGCCATCGGGGCCGACGCCTTCCCCCACGTGCAGGAAAAGATCGCCGAGCTGATCGTGTACCTCGAGGCCATGAAGGGCTTCTGGGCCAGGGCCGAGCGGGACGCGCAACCCAATCAGTACGGCCTGATGTGCCCGGATCGCAGCGCCATCGACGGGGCGCGCAACCTCTATCCCCGGCTCTACCCCCGCATCAACGAGATCGTGCAGCAGATCAGCGCCTCGGGCCTCATCACCCTGCCCAGCGAGAAGGACTTCGAGGGGCCCATGGGACCATACCTCGAGAAATACCTCCAGTCGGCGACACTGGGGGCTAGGGAACGGGTCCAGCTCTTCCGCTTAGCCTGGGACATGACCTTGAGCGCCTTCGGAGCCAGGCAGGTCCTCTACGAGCGCTTCTTCTTCGGCGACCCGGTGCGCATGTACCAGACGCTGTTCTCGGTCTACGACAAGGAGCCCTACAAGGCCCGTATCAAGGAGTTCCTCGGCTGGAGCGAATCCCCCAAGGCCGAGGCAGTGGTGGGGAATTGA
- a CDS encoding 2'-5' RNA ligase family protein produces the protein MYGILVWPPEELGAFLRELQRQHRVRGFGPPHLNLRQPFEWEHGEESLKKAVQGILRSHAPFRLRLGGWGSFPQGVVYLRAYGGTPFRKLHHALEPLASPLKEIEGPSYIPHLTLALGLSPEAAADLLRVLPLPHYKSFVVREAALVQDAADGSLVEVARFPFSG, from the coding sequence GTGTACGGCATCCTGGTCTGGCCCCCCGAGGAACTCGGAGCTTTTTTGCGCGAGCTGCAACGCCAGCACCGGGTCAGGGGCTTCGGCCCGCCGCACCTCAACCTGCGGCAGCCTTTCGAGTGGGAGCACGGTGAGGAATCGCTGAAGAAGGCGGTGCAGGGCATCCTGCGCAGCCACGCCCCTTTCCGCCTTCGCTTGGGGGGGTGGGGCAGCTTTCCCCAAGGGGTGGTCTACTTGCGGGCCTACGGCGGAACCCCTTTTCGCAAGCTTCACCACGCCCTCGAGCCCTTGGCTTCCCCTCTAAAGGAGATCGAGGGCCCCAGCTACATCCCGCACCTCACCCTGGCGCTGGGGCTAAGCCCCGAGGCCGCCGCCGACTTGCTGCGGGTACTGCCCCTGCCCCACTACAAGTCTTTCGTGGTGCGCGAGGCCGCCCTGGTGCAGGACGCCGCCGATGGTAGCTTGGTTGAGGTGGCGCGCTTTCCCTTCTCTGGCTGA
- a CDS encoding ABC-F family ATP-binding cassette domain-containing protein, whose translation MSASLVYLRLLEAEKAFGERKILSQANFRLSRGEKAVLIGPNGAGKTTLLRVLAGRESLDGGRLERLKGTRVFYLPQDFRPTGGSVWELAYRSTPLWAAEQLLEQLPPEQSAAAWERVRELSFWKGRVGRTLADFGLGEEMWEREASGLSGGEGVRLGLTMAFLSGAEVLLLDEPTTHLDLRMRLRLEDLLLAYPGALGLVSHDRALVARVASTVYHLEAAQLIRVAGGYVTYLQEKERIQRTLEKARKEAEKERERLLAALPDRRRPGQDRRRAQKAQLRQRARRIEAPEPLPPQRRWSLELAAEGTPRLVAEVRELKKSYKTPEAPGVRTVLRGVKLRIFRGDRIALLGPNGSGKTTLLRVLLGQEWPDEGERELMPGVRTAYLDQHFHGLEPEKGLFEQFRERFGEARASAMLGRMGFRPPHWFDPPARFSGGERARAGLALLSGLRAGLLVLDEPTNHLELELLEALERALIEYPGTLLFVCHDRALVQKVATRFWGIEEGRLVEYPSYREAEAAMLGKPALRQNPYGELPPEPEAPSEERDLEAERLALRERLDQPGLSERERARLRADLLALEEELWQRLAAEFYQPHPYRHAVVEGGLPVFADVEMGLWHFWSSEGSLIGERLGGAVLLAGEASRRMLQGALRILFELEDVGLVAHQGKAYERPFTRPPAPTPRGHRRRRQKPRVSAGSKVEG comes from the coding sequence ATGTCGGCTTCGCTCGTCTACCTGCGGCTGCTCGAGGCCGAGAAGGCCTTTGGCGAGCGCAAGATCCTCAGCCAGGCCAACTTCAGGCTCTCGCGGGGCGAGAAGGCCGTGCTGATCGGCCCCAATGGCGCGGGCAAGACCACCTTGCTCCGCGTCCTGGCGGGCCGGGAGAGCCTCGACGGAGGCCGCCTCGAGCGCCTAAAGGGTACCCGGGTGTTCTACCTGCCCCAGGACTTCAGGCCCACGGGGGGGAGCGTTTGGGAGCTGGCTTACCGCAGCACGCCTTTGTGGGCTGCCGAGCAGCTGCTCGAGCAACTTCCCCCCGAGCAGAGTGCGGCGGCCTGGGAGCGGGTGCGCGAGCTGAGCTTCTGGAAGGGGCGCGTTGGCCGCACCCTGGCCGACTTTGGCCTGGGGGAGGAGATGTGGGAGCGGGAGGCGTCAGGGCTCTCGGGGGGGGAGGGGGTGCGGCTGGGATTGACGATGGCCTTCCTCTCCGGGGCCGAGGTGTTGCTCTTGGACGAGCCCACTACCCATCTCGACCTGCGCATGCGCCTGCGTCTGGAAGACCTGTTGCTGGCTTACCCCGGCGCGCTGGGCCTTGTCTCCCACGACCGCGCGCTGGTGGCCCGTGTCGCCAGCACCGTCTATCACCTCGAGGCCGCCCAACTCATCCGGGTGGCGGGCGGCTACGTCACCTATTTGCAGGAGAAGGAGCGCATCCAGCGCACCCTCGAGAAGGCCCGTAAGGAGGCCGAGAAGGAGCGTGAGCGCCTGCTGGCGGCCCTCCCCGACCGGCGCAGGCCAGGCCAGGACCGTCGCCGGGCCCAGAAAGCCCAGCTCAGGCAGCGCGCCCGGCGCATCGAGGCCCCCGAACCCCTGCCCCCACAACGGCGTTGGAGCCTCGAGCTCGCCGCCGAGGGCACGCCCAGGCTGGTGGCCGAGGTGCGGGAGCTGAAGAAGTCGTACAAGACCCCCGAAGCGCCAGGGGTGCGTACCGTTCTCAGGGGTGTGAAGCTGCGCATCTTTCGTGGAGACCGCATCGCCCTGCTGGGCCCCAACGGCTCGGGGAAGACCACCCTGCTGCGGGTGCTGCTGGGTCAGGAGTGGCCCGATGAGGGCGAGCGCGAGCTGATGCCCGGTGTGCGCACGGCCTACCTAGACCAGCACTTCCACGGCCTCGAGCCCGAAAAGGGCCTCTTCGAGCAGTTCCGCGAGCGCTTCGGCGAGGCCAGGGCTTCGGCCATGCTGGGCCGCATGGGTTTTCGCCCACCCCACTGGTTCGACCCGCCCGCCCGCTTCTCCGGCGGGGAGCGGGCGCGGGCTGGCTTAGCCCTGCTGTCGGGATTGAGGGCCGGGCTGTTGGTGCTCGACGAGCCCACCAACCACCTCGAGCTCGAGCTGCTCGAGGCGCTCGAGCGCGCCCTGATCGAGTATCCGGGCACCCTGCTCTTCGTCTGCCACGACCGGGCCCTGGTGCAAAAGGTCGCTACCCGCTTCTGGGGCATCGAGGAGGGGCGCTTGGTCGAGTATCCTAGCTACCGCGAGGCCGAGGCGGCCATGCTGGGCAAGCCCGCCCTGCGGCAGAACCCTTACGGTGAGCTACCCCCCGAGCCGGAGGCACCCTCCGAGGAACGCGATCTCGAGGCCGAGCGCTTGGCCCTGCGCGAGCGCTTGGACCAGCCTGGCCTGAGCGAACGGGAGCGCGCCCGCCTCCGCGCCGATCTGCTGGCGCTGGAGGAGGAGCTATGGCAGCGCTTAGCCGCCGAGTTCTACCAACCCCACCCTTACCGCCACGCCGTCGTTGAGGGGGGTTTGCCCGTGTTCGCCGATGTGGAAATGGGCCTTTGGCACTTCTGGAGCAGCGAGGGCTCGCTGATTGGGGAGCGGCTAGGCGGCGCGGTCCTGCTGGCGGGAGAGGCCTCCCGCCGCATGCTCCAGGGGGCGCTGCGGATCCTCTTCGAGCTCGAGGACGTTGGCCTCGTGGCCCACCAGGGCAAAGCCTACGAGCGCCCCTTCACCCGCCCCCCAGCCCCCACCCCGCGCGGACATAGGCGGCGCAGGCAGAAGCCTAGGGTAAGCGCCGGGTCCAAGGTCGAGGGCTAA
- a CDS encoding NEW3 domain-containing protein, protein MVRAFALLLLLGISLAQGFRGLSLSTPYPNQTVRTGETLTLPIELKNFGLPPQVVQVQVIEVAPGWKASLLGGGRVVGAVYLAPDATQSLSLRLEPPRGVKGGSYRFRLLATGTNARAELPITLTAGEVLPKRLSLEAELPVLKGTAGSSFRYRVTLRNESDQDLLVNLEAEAPQGFQVSFTPSFASQQVTSLPVKAGESRDLDVEVSPPREVEARAYGVTLRALAGEAKAELAVTLQISGRPELTLSTPEGRLSGRAYAGRDNPIKLVLKNTGSVPVEEVSFSSSEPSGWEVKFDPEKLEAIAPGKEAEVTARVKPTSRAVAGDYMLTLRASAGEASASMDYRVTVLTSTAWGIVGVGLVAVALGVLGFAVSRFGRR, encoded by the coding sequence ATGGTACGCGCTTTCGCTCTGTTGCTATTGCTAGGGATATCCTTGGCCCAAGGCTTCCGGGGTCTCTCCCTCTCGACCCCCTACCCCAACCAGACCGTCCGAACAGGTGAAACGCTAACCCTTCCCATCGAGCTCAAGAACTTCGGCCTGCCCCCGCAGGTCGTGCAGGTGCAGGTGATAGAGGTGGCGCCCGGCTGGAAGGCCAGCCTGCTGGGCGGCGGACGGGTGGTGGGCGCGGTCTACCTAGCCCCGGACGCCACCCAGTCGCTCAGCCTGCGTCTGGAGCCGCCCAGGGGCGTGAAGGGTGGAAGCTACCGCTTCCGCCTCCTCGCCACGGGAACGAATGCGCGGGCCGAGCTCCCCATCACCCTTACCGCTGGCGAGGTGCTGCCCAAGCGGCTGTCGCTCGAGGCCGAGCTGCCGGTGCTCAAGGGCACGGCGGGCTCGAGCTTCCGCTACCGTGTAACGCTGCGCAACGAGAGCGACCAAGACTTGCTGGTCAACCTCGAGGCCGAGGCCCCCCAGGGTTTCCAGGTCTCCTTCACCCCCTCCTTCGCCAGCCAGCAGGTCACCAGCCTGCCGGTCAAGGCCGGGGAATCGCGCGACCTCGACGTGGAGGTCTCTCCGCCGCGCGAGGTGGAGGCCAGGGCCTACGGCGTCACCCTGCGGGCGCTGGCCGGTGAGGCCAAGGCCGAGCTGGCCGTGACTTTGCAGATCAGCGGTCGGCCCGAGCTCACCCTCTCCACCCCCGAAGGACGCCTGTCGGGACGGGCCTACGCGGGCCGCGACAACCCCATCAAGCTGGTGCTGAAGAACACCGGCAGCGTGCCCGTGGAGGAGGTGAGCTTCTCCTCGAGCGAGCCCTCGGGTTGGGAGGTCAAGTTTGACCCTGAGAAGCTCGAGGCCATCGCTCCCGGCAAGGAGGCCGAGGTCACCGCACGGGTCAAGCCGACCTCGAGGGCGGTGGCGGGCGACTACATGCTCACCCTGCGGGCCTCGGCCGGGGAGGCTTCGGCCTCGATGGACTACCGGGTCACGGTGCTGACCTCGACCGCCTGGGGCATCGTGGGAGTGGGGCTGGTGGCGGTGGCTCTGGGCGTGCTGGGCTTCGCCGTCTCGCGCTTTGGGCGGCGGTGA
- a CDS encoding ABC transporter permease, producing the protein MLRPREGSPWTGLWAVFFKELADHLSSIRIRLLEVLIALSALGAVYTASQTLRQTVSEDPFLFLKLFTTEQDPLPSFVAFLSFFVPLAAIALGFDAVNGEHGRNTLSRVLAQPIYRDALLFGKFLAGLTTLGVVLLALFLLVAGLGLLFLGVPPGGEEVGRALLFLLATLVYAGIWLALAILFSVLFRQPATSALAAIAVWLFFTIFWGIIAQLLAQALRPVDPFNPESELANAQALLFFSRFSPNTLYAETILVLLNPAVRSLGPVLFTQLEGALIGTPLPLSQSLLLAWPQLTGMLAVCTLLFTLTYVLFQRREVRA; encoded by the coding sequence ATGCTGAGGCCGCGTGAAGGTTCGCCCTGGACCGGCCTTTGGGCAGTCTTCTTCAAGGAGCTGGCCGACCACCTCTCCAGCATTCGTATCCGCTTGCTGGAGGTGCTCATTGCCCTCAGCGCCCTGGGCGCGGTCTACACCGCCAGCCAAACCCTGCGCCAAACGGTGAGCGAGGACCCCTTCCTCTTCCTCAAGCTCTTCACCACCGAGCAGGACCCCCTGCCCTCCTTCGTGGCCTTCCTCAGCTTCTTCGTACCCCTGGCCGCCATCGCCCTGGGCTTCGACGCGGTGAACGGGGAGCATGGGCGCAACACCCTCTCGAGGGTGCTGGCCCAGCCCATCTACCGCGATGCCCTGCTCTTCGGCAAGTTCCTGGCCGGCCTGACCACGCTGGGGGTGGTGCTCCTGGCGCTGTTTTTGCTGGTAGCCGGCCTGGGCTTGCTGTTTTTGGGAGTACCGCCGGGCGGGGAGGAGGTGGGCCGGGCGCTGTTGTTCTTGCTGGCCACGCTGGTCTACGCTGGCATCTGGCTGGCTTTGGCTATCCTCTTCTCGGTGCTCTTCCGCCAGCCGGCTACCTCGGCGTTGGCGGCCATCGCGGTCTGGTTGTTCTTCACCATCTTCTGGGGCATCATCGCCCAGCTTCTGGCCCAGGCCCTGCGCCCAGTGGACCCCTTCAACCCCGAGAGCGAGCTGGCCAACGCCCAGGCGCTTTTGTTTTTCTCACGCTTCTCGCCCAACACCCTCTACGCCGAAACCATCCTGGTGCTGCTCAACCCGGCGGTACGCTCCTTGGGACCGGTACTTTTCACCCAGCTCGAGGGCGCCCTCATCGGCACGCCGCTGCCCCTCTCGCAGAGCCTGCTGCTGGCCTGGCCCCAGCTCACCGGGATGCTTGCCGTCTGCACCCTCCTTTTCACGCTCACCTACGTGCTCTTCCAGCGGCGAGAGGTGAGGGCGTGA